In a genomic window of Accipiter gentilis chromosome 23, bAccGen1.1, whole genome shotgun sequence:
- the GP9 gene encoding platelet glycoprotein IX, protein MNKTEFISVAGFAISLLFHMTQAEVCPSTCNCKSLGEMKGLHIDCSSRKLTEVPALPVNTKRLYLQNNSLTSVPPGALDNLHSLEEVKIFDNPWNCDCHILYLKLWLEDVSAPSLANIRCATPAPLKKKPLSQLTGNELGICKRLLPIKCLEFFWRDLILIAGTITTLILVAWALKFSKKLVCQINLSRYDSRG, encoded by the coding sequence ATGAACAAGACAGAATTCATCAGTGTTGCAGGATTTGCCATATCATTGCTGTTCCACATGACCCAAGCTGAAGTCTGTCCTTCAACCTGTAATTGTAAGTCACTGGGTGAAATGAAGGGCTTGCACATAGACTGCAGTTCAAGGAAGCTAACGGAAGTGCCTGCCTTGCCCGTTAACACCAAGAGGCTTTATCTACAGAACAACAGCCTGACCTCGGTTCCTCCTGGTGCCCTGGACAACTTGCACAGCCTGGAGGAAGTGAAAATATTTGACAATCCTTGGAACTGTGACTGTCATATTCTGTATCTAAAACTCTGGTTAGAAGACGTCTCCGCACCCTCTCTTGCAAACATCAGATGTGCAACCCCAGCACCCTTGAAGAAGAAGCCCTTGAGCCAGCTGACTGGGAATGAGCTGGGGATTTGTAAGAGGCTTCTCCCAATCAAGTGTCTTGAGTTCTTTTGGCGAGACCTCATTTTAATTGCTGGAACAATAACTACACTTATTTTAGTAGCATGGGCTCTGAAATTCTCAAAAAAGCTGGTCTGCCAAATAAACCTAAGCCGATATGACTCTAGGGGCTGA